A portion of the Cryptomeria japonica chromosome 5, Sugi_1.0, whole genome shotgun sequence genome contains these proteins:
- the LOC131876186 gene encoding uncharacterized protein LOC131876186, with protein MLFGQGDMGEARAFKDILNSYMMALGQEGNPEQAGIGYVFHNWEGKEVASLASLVGINTNNWAELLAFVEGLLLCRKLEAKCLDIEGDSAIVVNALRKGSMPNWKLNTFLSKAMDLCKGFERFTVNHIYREGNKRVDELANLGADGIKLLSMPT; from the exons ATGCTTTTTGGGCAAGGTGACATGGGGGAGGCTCGTGCCTTTAAAGACATTCTCAATTCCTACATGATGGCCTTGGGTCAAGAG GGCAACCCTGAGCAAGCTGGGATAGGATACGTTTTTCATAACTGGGAAGGGAAGGAAGTAGCATCCCTTGCCTCTCTGGTTGGCATCAACACAAACAACTGGGCGGAATTGTTGGCCTTCGTGGAAGGCTTGCTTTTATGTAGGAAACTTGAAGCTAAATGCTTAGATATTGAGGGAGATTCGGCTATAGTTGTCAATGCTCTAAGAAAAGGAAGCATGCCCAATTGGAAACTTAATACCTTTCTATCAAAGGCTATGGACCTATGCAAGGGTTTTGAGAGGTTTACAGTtaatcacatctatagggaaggtaataaaaGAGTAGATGAGCTAGCGAACTTGGGGGCTGATGGCATCAAGCTCCTGTCTATGCCAACCTAA